From the Bacillus sp. FJAT-22090 genome, the window GTTCTTAGAGTCTTTGTATGTTCACCCTAACCATCAAGGAAAAGGGGTTGGAAAACATTTATTGATAACTGGACTTTCAAGATTCAAAGATCCGAATTCTTTATCATTAACAGTGTACAAAGGAAATCCTAATATTTCATTTTACGAAAGAGAAGGATTCAAGGTGATTAAAGAGATTGATGGCGAATTTTATGGACATCCAGTAATTTTTACATTAATGAAAAAGAACCTGGTCAAATTGGATAATAACGTTTGATACATTTTAATTTTCTTTAGCATTTTCCTAAAATTTACAAGACTGAATGGTGCTATTACAAGTTTATTAGCATGAGATATCTAGGGTATGTGTATGTATTTTCGCTGTCTAAACTAGTAATGCAGCAATTTGTTGTTAATCCAAAAATTATCAGAATGGAGTTAAGCTCATGAATAGGTTAGTAATTATGACAGTCGGTATAACCCATAGTGGTAAAACTACGTTCGCAAAAGCATTAGAAAAAGAGCTGCATAACTCAGTTGTGATTGACCAGGATAACCACGCGGAGTTCCTACACACTTATTACGAATCATTACTACCAAAACAAGGTCCAAATGTGATCAAGTATGCACTCACACAAACTATTGTTAATTATGTAGTTAATGAGACTAATTGCCATCTTATTCTTTGTAACTCCAATCGCAATCGGAAAAATCGTTTGAAACTACTTGAACATTATCACAAACAAGGATTTATCACTATCCTTGTGAATTTTGAAATCCCAGAACATGTTGTTAAAGAACGTGTTGCCATTAGTCAGCGAAGTACAACTATTTTAAGAACAGCTTCAACTTTTGAAGAAGTGCTTATTCGACAGCAAAATGAGTCTAATAAAAGCGATGTTATACCTCCAAGCAAAGGCGAAGCGGACCATTTATTTTTGATCAAAAGCGAGAATGAATTTCCGTACATAATTAAAAAAATTATTAGTATTGCCCATACTAATAATACATAGGAACAAATTAGTAAAAATAATGAATTTTAATTGAAGGTGAGGCTAGGTAATTG encodes:
- a CDS encoding GNAT family N-acetyltransferase; translated protein: MLIRDMNLSDIDRVRSIAFATWRETYIGFIPEPIQDKVLKDAYSNDEMDNRFKSSLNLIAENDEGIVGYAFFKGALSDKDVFLESLYVHPNHQGKGVGKHLLITGLSRFKDPNSLSLTVYKGNPNISFYEREGFKVIKEIDGEFYGHPVIFTLMKKNLVKLDNNV
- a CDS encoding AAA family ATPase, with protein sequence MNRLVIMTVGITHSGKTTFAKALEKELHNSVVIDQDNHAEFLHTYYESLLPKQGPNVIKYALTQTIVNYVVNETNCHLILCNSNRNRKNRLKLLEHYHKQGFITILVNFEIPEHVVKERVAISQRSTTILRTASTFEEVLIRQQNESNKSDVIPPSKGEADHLFLIKSENEFPYIIKKIISIAHTNNT